The sequence ggcagagggggccagggcagatgtgcgggtaatgaagGATATGCGGGTTAGTGTCGAATGTCTCAGTATTGGTCTGGATTATCTTGGGGATCTTTGCACACCAGTCACTGAAAGCATACAGAATTAAGAAGTCAAATGTTATGTTGCCTTTCATTGCAAGAGGTTTTCAGTGTATACTTATTGAAGTGTATAAAATTCTAACGGCATTGGGCAGACATTTCCTCAACGTGGAGCATGGGTTTAGGTCAAGGAGTCACTGGCACAGGATGTGGAATAATTTATATTAAGGACTGAAATGAGAAGTTCCTTCACTCACAGTGGGTAATTCTGCACAACTGAAGGCAGCTAACAGCAACACACGAGTGCTGGAGAGGAGAACTTCTTTGGGGAATGCATCTCTCAAGAGACTTTGTAGTGGAGCAGCCAAATGGAGGTAAATAAGAAATTCTGAAAGATGTTGGGCTCCAGTgcgatacacaaaagtgctggacatAGAAAGAGGAGAACTTGTGCAAGGGAAGCATCCCTCAAACTTtccaggagaaggggagggaaagtATTGGCCCAAAAAGGAGGAGAGTAAGAGGGGTGAAGAAGAGGAAATGGCAGGGAACACACATTTGAGCTGGTGGTGAGTAGCTGTGACTGTCTTTTACGAAAAGAATTGCTGGTATTGGCTGCTTCTAGTGAACCAGTCAAATTTAGGGATGAACACGAAACGACATTTAAAGGAGTTCTGGGTTTTTGGTGATTTGAGGATAGTGGAGATGTAATTTAAATTTATCTGTTACATAATACCTcaaacagtgagaagggttcttctgcaacaGCCCAATAAGTTCTCTCTGACATTACATTTTGCTGTGTAAAGAACACAAAATGATTGCAATGAAAGAAGATGAGGGGTATGCATTCTATCCACCtaccgaagaagggctcagacccaaaaatcaactgccttttacttcctgtggatggtgCATGACCTGGAGAGTTTCTCCACATTTGTGTTCTGcatttgatcccagcatctgcaaattttcttgtttatatcAGTTAACATTGAACAAGGTCGGCATGAGAACACTGTTATGAGATTCATTCAGGAAGCTGATGGCTTCAGGGAAGAAACTCGCTAAGCCTTCTACCCGATggaaggaaggagaagggaatttGTCCAGGGTGTGATTGATCctttttttgatattttattttaaaagactcaagcaaatatatacaaacaatatAAGACATTTTCTTATCACACAATATAATATACAAAGTCCAGtattttccccccctttcccagatattaaataaaccataaaaggcaaggggaaaaaaattaaaactaaaaattgCAACAGTCACTTCTTTAATAATTTATCTGTTAGGATAAcaattatataaatatataagtgAGGCATATAGATCGTATCTGCACACCTCCGTGCCTCAGGTTCGGCTGCCACACTTCAATGAACGTGTTATACTTCTTTCTCAAGTTGTAAATAATCTTCTCCAGTGCATTTCCACACTCAATTAAGAGTCATACTTCCATGCAACCGCTAAATACTTCTTGGCTATCAACAAAGAGATCGTCACAAATTGAATTGGTGTTTGGatcatctaaaccagtggttttcaaattaccCTGCCCCGCCCCCCTAACATCATAAAGAATGCAGTCCAATCCAGGCACATCtttgtaaatcacctctgcaGCCTCTTTATAGCatgcacatccttcctgtagtgaagtGACCAGATTCACTCTTCTTGTGAACTTGTGAAACAACGTATTGGTTGATTCATAGTCAAGCATCACAATTTTTAGAAATTGAAAAGTTTTTCCCTTGTTACGCATCGGTTTAGATGTCCTGATAACCTTAAAATTTAGGATAGGGGAATATCGATACAAACCTAAACTGGGCTCCACTAAAAGTAATGGACTTGGAATGCTGAACTTTCTCTCTGAGAAATGCTGACAGTAAGCACCTCTGTTGAGTAACCGCTGTAGCGGCAGCACTGCCACAGGTGTGGGCCTGCGGGGAACAAGGGAGTGGAGACATAGCACTCCCACCACGTCCAGCTACCCAGTCAACTGCTATCGGCTCCaaacaggctttgaacagcctgttGAGGGAGCCGATGGgagtttttatttgaaatcccatcTAATGGCAacgcctattaatcggcagcagccacgagtgGCTTCAGACTCTGAGGAAGCGGCTGACTGGACGGGAAGACCCCTCTCCtggtctgagagggagaagcagaggagacgacctgcAGGACGGGTGACTGCAGTGGGACCAGTGAAGGACCTGTGCAtgtggcaggctgctggagactcgaggcgaggaacctgtgagctgctggagactggctcaaactggctggaagggtaccaggtatcggaaccagggtgcaaggaggtgcagaagggttcctgaccgtatcggaggttctgatctggagcttaggttgccgatggtttggactggattctgtggctGCTGGGCTTGCAGAAGTAATGGAGGAAAAACTACGGACACTTGGTGTCTCTAGGGGgctctcttgcttctctctctctgtctgttgctGTAAAAGGTGCTTAGCCAATTCCTGCCAGtgtcaaatctgtctgccttgcagctggcaaaaagaaatttcacgtAATGTTacgctgttttattacaatgatcaTTGAATCTTGTTTATTTCTGTTCTGCCACCCATTTGGCATTTTTGCACACCTATAATTCTACAAATCAGGAAGTCGAGACAAAAATGTACATTCTACTTTTGCAGCAATATTTCTTTAGCCTTAATCACTAAttttgaaagaagaaaaaatatcaaTGAAATTGAACAAgtattaaattgtttttaaaactcTAAATGTGGTAAACTGTAATAAGTTCCTAAAGTAACACTATGTGAATGGTGATGGATTACagcagtgttggaaatttgccTTACCTGTGAATTTGtttcttttccccctttcctATTTCAGGAGAAGTGGTTTGAGGTTTCATCTATGAAAGTGGCAAGAGCAGGTGTTTCAGTCATTGCGGTTAATGGACTTCTTTATGTAGCAGGAGGTCGGACATCAGGTCAAAATTCCTCAGCTCCAGTTACTCTAGACTCTGTGGAAGTGTATGATCCTCACACtgacacatggatggaaattgGGAACATGATAACTAGCCGCTGTGATGGCGGTGTCGCTGTCCTTTGAATGTTCATTCCCATTTCTGGTTTTAACAATACAGAAGATTCATGTCACTTTAAATTGTCATCACGTCTCCAAGGAGATGAAGGAAATATTCATGAGTTTATCTTGCTACTTCTGGCTTCCAACTTTCCTCACAAGGTCATTGTCACAGAACACAAAAAGGGTTAGCTATTTGCACTTCAAGCAAGCTCTTCCATTTGAAAAGTCATGGCTGATCTATGACCACAATTCCTTCTTTCTTCCTCACCCTCTATTTCTAATGACTTCCAAAAATATTTCAATCCCTTTCTTAAATGTTATCAATGATTGAGCACGGCTCACGTAAATAACTTGAAACATTGTTCAGTGATGGAAATTATTTTTTGGTTGTTGTGTGCATGTTTTACATGAACTTTTCATGGagccatacagcatagaaacaggcattCCAGCTGATTGAATGTGTTAACTTGTCAACCACCCATTTTATTATTGTGACATTCATCCCTCTTTTTAATGCAGCTGAGTGAAAGTTTTTCATGTTTTCAGTGATTTAACTTAACCAGAGCCATTCTTGTACTCTCCATATTTGGAgattattttgattttattttgatcACAGCATTGTGAATTTAATGGAACCATTGGTATTGACTAGCAGTATTTTCTGCTATTTTCTTCCTAACTGTATTAAATATATTTCTGTTCAAAGCAAAgcttttttattttattcatatctGTAGAATTTAGAGGATATCATATAATGTTAGAGAGGATTTTATGGTTTTTCATTCCTCCTATTGTCTTCCAACCACTTACGATAATTTTGCTATTCAAATGGCCTAAGGCTCAGATTAAACTCGAAAAACAAAGCTGGATAGCCATAAACTAGTAAAATATTTTTGTGAACAAAAATTAGTTTGAGTAATAATAAGCTCTGAAATCCAAAATgcgtaacgagcagcaataggcaatgaaccagcgtttaattttaaaacactaattttatttctaacttttaAGTGTagttaaaagttaagactatagtttaacactaaatctatctccaagtgtgtgtatgtgatataCCCAAACCGTTACAGTCCAatccaaaatctagaaagttactcaACAGTTCGCTCTTTTAAATTCactgttgaagtgtaggcctttgattTGATGCCtcgaattaatgatgaactgatgagaagactggagttgtggctgatCCAGACTCAAAAATTCTTATGATGCCTttcaagaaatgtccatccacatggaCTGTGGCTATAACAGCCTTTGGAGGCAAGACTTGAACTGGGCTGCTTCCATGAAGTTTCCAGGATCCTGGCACTGGTCTCTTCAAGTAACTTCACTGATAGTTACatttaaaatgaagcagtctctccacTTTTAGTTACAATCAAATGgaccagtcattcacagagcatgctttgctctgaattccacaaaaatggctgggcACAAGAGCCAATTCAAATTGCTGTTTTCTCTTCATCAGTCAGCATGGTTCTCCCTTTGccaaatcacaatgtctttgcaaatatattgaattctggaacagactgtgacaagacTTCCCTCAGTtattccaatgtatcaaattattgctgggctgtgacttgtgcttgtgtgaaatgttaaatgtgaccattcagtccctcctgtcaaTACTATCcctagtgataatcccattttactaaaacggaagCTCGTAATAAAAGCTACTGCATAAACAAACAAAGCAGACATTGAAAAATCAGATCTTAAAGAACTGTTTTGCTCAGTATTTAGGCATTGATTTGATATGGAAAAATAATAGCAATGGAAACTTCATTGATACAGTTGTCTAACAAAGCAACTGCAACAAATCACAGCCATAACATCATATTTGTTAACCCAAATGGCTTGACAATTGTCAGTCTCCTTGGAAAACCAAAATGAAGtgaaattccagatttatttatttattatttagacATACTGCCTTCTTGAGCAAAGATTGAGGGACTCGGcaaatcaggcagcattcatggaggaAAAAATGGACAATCACCCTTTCAGATCAGGTCTCTATTTTGAGACAAGGGGAGATAGCAAGCACAAAAAAAGGAGAAAGGTAGGGATGAAGTAATAGGATACTGGACAGATGAAGGTGGGAAAAAGGTGAGACAGgcaggggtggagagagggaggggtgttagGAGTGGAAAGAGAGGATTGGAATGGGCAAGGGGAATGGGAAGATAATGACATATACAAAGAGTCAATCaggataaaattggaaaaattcaAACCATTGGGTTGTAGGCTACCCAGTAGACTATGATGTGATGTTTCTCATTTGCATTTGGATGAGTCTGAGGATAGGTGTGTGAATGGGAAGAGGAATGAAAAAGGCTGGCTACTGCGTGTTCCAGCTAAAAtacaatgacagaatgagaaaatTTGGGTAATCCCCACCCTGATCTAGTTCCACTGTTTCTCTGTCCTTCAAGTTCTCATttttacagcctattccagaacTTGCTTTTCACTCACCTACACCTGCCCCCTCAGAAAAACTCAGGGGAATATTCTACCACCAACCATAATGGCAGATTGTGGTCTCTCCATGCTTGGCAAGTGATGATGGTTTCTGGTGATTTCCTGACAGATTGAGTCATTCTGCAAAAGGAAGAGCCTCACACCTTGGCATAAACAATAACCCTAAATTCACAGGCTTTTATCTCCCAGGCTGCTTTTAAATGATCAAAAACATTgtgctttatttttaatttataccttttaattttttttttaatttaaacatacagcatgataacaagcCTTTCAccccttgagcccatgccacccaattgacctacaacccccatatatttttgaagagtgggaggaaatcagagcagctggaggaatccatggggagaaatgtacaaacaccttagagacagcaccggatttaaaccacagtcgctgatgctgtaaaagtATGCTCACTACTACCCTTACCATGCTGCACATGTATCTGATGTATCCTATGTACTTTTAGATCCTGATATAAAAATATTGACCAAGTGTTAATTCATTTCAATACTTTATCTGGATTATGGCCAGTAATAACACAaatgaatgacttaagagaacaGAACACTTTAACATGAAGTCCTCTGTTCAAGCTAAATTGATTCTTGTTAAAATTGATTACATTGTTTATACAAGGACTCAAATTAACAAAGTAATTGTGAATGTTATTTCTATTTGCCTTTTCAAATTTTCTTATTACCTTCAACTTGATATTGGActgaattatatttttaaatcacCACATACAGGATTTCTCTACATGATCTTTAATTTAATTAACAATGTTCTCTATGTTAGACAATTTTGAGAGACAAAACTGGCTTCCATTAACATGATTTTTCATTTGAAACTAAACTTTTCTCAGGATAAGTATTTTTTATAactattgaagcaaccaaagagAACGTTGCGGCCACAGTTAGCACTGTTCGAAGTGCTCTGAACCATTTTGGATAACCTGGGAGTAAGTTTAGGTCATAATGTAAAGCGACACCAAGACCCATGACAATCATTATTGTTGCCTCGGTGAGATTATCATGAAAGAGTAGGGCTATCCAGGCAAATAAGGAAGGAACCACACTATTTCCCAGATTCAGCCAATCAGGTTTTGCAGGGCTATTTTCTGGAATTGAAAATCCCCACCGAATCCCTCCAAGGAAAGAGAGTATTGCTGCTCCATATGCTATTTGGGCAAAAACTAGTTCAGGGAAATATGTTTTTGTAATGACCATGAAAAGAGGAGCTGAGACAAAAGGAATTAATCCACCATAACAAAGATAGAGGGCAGGTTTGGGACTGTTTTTCAGTTCTTTAAAGTCATATCTTAACAAGTCTAATTCATATTTCTCTGGTTCCTCTACTTTCTTCATCTTGGCTGCTCGAGAGGATGCATAAAAGGAGCTGATCTGAATCCGGAAAGGTGAGGAGCTTTGCAAATACTTCATGTTTTGGTGCAAGGCAATTCTTCGCATACAAGGAATCACTAAATTATGGGTAGTGATTTTTCTTGATTCATTTGGAAGCAGTAATGACAATCTTTCAATCTGGAATATgaagaaaaaagaatatttagGAACATGTGGTCTATTTAGCCTCAGAGTTTGTATGGATATAGCATACTTAAAATCTTGAACTTAAAATTCATAGTATATTgtctatctaattttttttaaaatcccactCTTCCTCAAACTAGCTTTGTAAAATTACCAGTTTTCTGAGTGAGAAATTGAAGAGcttaacagaattttttaaaGAATCAGTTTCAAATGTGGAATTGTGTAATAATATTTTTAGGGACAACTGCAATATGATTCAAGTTCAACAGATTGAACTAACAGACTTAATGACTTTGTTTTGATGGATTCAAATCAAAGGACATCATCCAGAAATTACCAGTGTTGTTTCCTTGCCCATCAAAGTTGTAACATTGAATTTTTGCATGCAGTTGGCTATTTTAACTTGCAAAAGTGGAACAGCTATTTCTTTCAAACCAACAATGAACAATTTATTTCTAATGATTCCAGCTAACTCATCCAAATCAAATAGCAAACAAATCAACTGCTCCCGTGGAATGTGATTCTGAAGTAAGAAAGCTGGTGTGCTTATACGCAGGATTTGTTCAGCTTTTCCAACAATCCCATTCTCCTATATTCACATATGTTAGACTTTAGGTGCATGGATGCAACACCACTATTTCACTCAATGGCTTTACTTCACATATGAACAAATACCACAGTCCAAACAAAAATAATTGCTAATTCATATTCAAAACACATACATTTAATTCTCAGTGGAACAGCCCTCAGAAGAAGCTTCATTCCCTTGCATCTCTAACTTAATCAATTCTGAGCAAAGCCTATTGCTCAACTCTTCTGCCATCTCCACCTCCGTGCCCATTTCTTTCAACCAAGAGGGTTCATCCATGGCTATCTCCACAATTGCCAAACTTTTCATCTGGCCTGTTAACCCAACAATATTGATTCAATTTTCCACTCCTCTTCCCCTAACCTTGGACTTCAGATTTGCAGCACCTGCTTACCAAGGACCACCCTAATATTGTCATCAAATACACAAGTGAGAATAACACTGTTGTGGCTTAATGAACAGAAAGGTCAAACTAGCTCTCAGACTTCCTCTTACCTCCCTCTGGACCATGACTTCACCATCGAGCACTGTCTTCCAGTCAACAACAGGCCTTATTAGTTCAGATCTTCCTCAGTATTAACCCATTTTGTCCCCCCATATCCCAAAATGTCTGCTATTTTCTGTCCAAAGTCTACAGCAGTGTTGTTTCGACAGACATATTGTTTCAGTCTGCTTTCGACTtttaattaaacatttattttgacCTGGACTCTATCATTGCCAAATCCATCCACAGTTGCATCCATGACACTATTTTGAGAAGCACAATTTTCCTAATCTCTGCTTTATCTCTGCCATGTATATACCGGTATTGACTATTTCTCAAAGCCTCCGTCCCACGCCAGAATAGTATCACAAAAATCTCCTTCTTTCCTGTGCAGACGTCTACCAATCTAAACTTGTTTATGTACCAAGCAACTTTTTCTTCATTCATTTTCTTCACATCAATAGGATGACTTTGGGAACTTACTCAAGATCTACCTGCCTTTTTGTGGGAAACATGGAACAGTTTTTGTTTCACTCCTATTCACTACCATTTCCCTCAGCTAATTTTTTGATGACTACATTGTACAGAACTGAAACATTTCTGCTGCCAAATTTGATTCTGCCTTCACCCTCACATGGTCAATCTTCCGTTCCCTTCCTGCATCCATTACAAGCTCAAGGACTCCCAGTTATCTTGAATTTACTTCCTTCTGCCTGGCCTCCTGAAAGGACTTCATTCCATTCTTCTGGTTCTCTGCCTCCAAGGGAGTTGCCTCCAAAATGTCTTCTCTCTTCCTTAACCCAATGACTATCCATTGACCACAATTGACAGTGCCTTTGATTACATCTTACTATTTCCCACACTGCTGCTTTCTCCTCCCATAGAGAGCAAGGATGGAGATCTTCAGTCCCAACAGATTCTACATTCGGTGTCTGATTTTTCATAATTTCTGCCATATCCAATTAGATTCCATCTTAACTGATGGATCCACAACAGAACCAATCTCAGTGTGGACAATGTCAAACAAGGCTGTGTTATCACCctaactatttttaaaatctttctcacTGCTGTACTGCACCTCATCTACAACAAGCTTCCCAACAGAGTGAAATTAATGGGGTTTTTCATCGACATCATCTCAACTGCAAAAGTAATCTTCATGACTTGAGCTACAACAGGTAAACAATGCTTGCTTCTGACAACATTGATGAGGACAGATTTTTGTCAAGATTCTGCTTGGTAGGCTTGTCCAGAAGGTCAGGTTGTCTGGGATGCAAGGTGAGCAGGCCAAATGGATG comes from Narcine bancroftii isolate sNarBan1 chromosome 5, sNarBan1.hap1, whole genome shotgun sequence and encodes:
- the tmem69 gene encoding transmembrane protein 69 isoform X1 codes for the protein MRRVTSPVAGGHCWGDLVQQCPRAPQLLMSQWVITFWQFQESSSRCPGLNMFAPLMRTCFQTNKRIERLSLLLPNESRKITTHNLVIPCMRRIALHQNMKYLQSSSPFRIQISSFYASSRAAKMKKVEEPEKYELDLLRYDFKELKNSPKPALYLCYGGLIPFVSAPLFMVITKTYFPELVFAQIAYGAAILSFLGGIRWGFSIPENSPAKPDWLNLGNSVVPSLFAWIALLFHDNLTEATIMIVMGLGVALHYDLNLLPGYPKWFRALRTVLTVAATFSLVASIVIKNTYPEKSLVSNEKSC
- the tmem69 gene encoding transmembrane protein 69 isoform X2, giving the protein MFAPLMRTCFQTNKRIERLSLLLPNESRKITTHNLVIPCMRRIALHQNMKYLQSSSPFRIQISSFYASSRAAKMKKVEEPEKYELDLLRYDFKELKNSPKPALYLCYGGLIPFVSAPLFMVITKTYFPELVFAQIAYGAAILSFLGGIRWGFSIPENSPAKPDWLNLGNSVVPSLFAWIALLFHDNLTEATIMIVMGLGVALHYDLNLLPGYPKWFRALRTVLTVAATFSLVASIVIKNTYPEKSLVSNEKSC